A stretch of the Desulfuromonas sp. TF genome encodes the following:
- a CDS encoding stage 0 sporulation family protein, protein MIRIVSIKFRDAGKQYDFNAQNLELNRGTEVIVETDRGRALGKVVVPPREIPRTDAPEGIKNIIRIASDEDRALARTNAARESEAFRFCQLRVQERKMDMKLVRAEYLFDGSKIIFYFTADGRVDFRELVKDLAHHFHTRIEMRQIGVRDEAKLTGGIGICGRELCCCTFLTEFTPVSVKMAKEQGLALNPNKISGQCGRLLCCLSYEFETYCSMKKCLPKCGRKVQVEGGEGEIVDQNVLAQTVTVRLGDGKKMEVPADQLENRPAQPAEAPSRQRSKSDEVPPQRERPKRRPAPPAPGPVSEKPVDPAPPEQGVPEGESAEQTEGRKRSRRRRRPRRK, encoded by the coding sequence ATGATTCGCATAGTTTCGATAAAATTCCGGGATGCCGGAAAGCAATACGATTTCAACGCCCAGAACCTGGAACTCAACCGCGGTACGGAAGTGATCGTGGAGACCGACAGGGGACGGGCTCTCGGAAAGGTGGTCGTGCCCCCCCGGGAGATCCCCCGCACGGATGCTCCGGAAGGTATTAAGAACATCATTCGAATCGCCTCAGACGAGGATAGGGCCTTGGCACGCACCAACGCCGCAAGGGAAAGCGAGGCCTTCCGCTTCTGTCAGCTACGCGTTCAGGAGCGGAAAATGGACATGAAGCTGGTCCGGGCCGAATACCTCTTCGACGGCTCAAAGATCATTTTCTATTTCACCGCCGACGGACGGGTCGATTTTCGCGAATTGGTCAAAGATCTGGCTCACCACTTCCATACCCGCATCGAGATGCGCCAGATCGGCGTACGGGACGAGGCCAAACTTACCGGAGGAATCGGCATCTGCGGCCGTGAATTGTGCTGCTGCACCTTTCTCACCGAGTTCACCCCCGTCTCGGTCAAGATGGCCAAGGAGCAGGGGCTGGCTCTGAACCCCAATAAGATCTCCGGCCAGTGCGGCCGGCTGCTGTGCTGCCTGAGTTACGAATTCGAGACCTATTGCTCCATGAAGAAATGCCTTCCCAAGTGCGGCCGCAAGGTCCAGGTGGAAGGGGGCGAAGGGGAAATCGTCGATCAGAACGTCCTCGCTCAGACCGTGACCGTCCGCCTCGGAGACGGGAAAAAGATGGAGGTCCCGGCCGACCAACTGGAAAACCGGCCTGCTCAGCCTGCCGAAGCTCCTTCACGGCAAAGATCTAAAAGCGACGAAGTCCCACCGCAAAGAGAGCGGCCGAAGCGCCGCCCCGCCCCCCCGGCGCCCGGACCCGTCTCCGAAAAACCCGTGGATCCCGCTCCGCCGGAACAGGGCGTGCCTGAGGGGGAATCGGCCGAACAGACGGAAGGCCGGAAGAGAAGCCGCCGTCGGCGTCGCCCGCGGCGGAAATGA
- the metG gene encoding methionine--tRNA ligase: MDKRFYITTPIYYVNDVPHIGHAYTTLACDALARYKRSRGFDVFFLTGTDEHGQKVEKAAQSKGETPLELADRVMKRFQALWEKLDISHTDFIRTSQERHIKGVQQLFRIIQAKGDIYLGEYEDWYCTPCETFWTETQLMDGCCPDCGRPTDKLKEESYFFRMSKYQEELIRHIEENPEFIQPRSRRNEILNFVREGLRDLSISRTSFSWGIPVPGDEKHVIYVWFDALTNYITALGYPEDPEGQFKTYWPADAHVIGKDILRFHTVYWPTFLLAAGIPLPKKVFAHGWWTVEGQKMSKSLQNVVEPNMLIDKYGADAIRYFLLREVPFGLDGDFSHSALIHRINSDLANDLGNLVSRSTAMVHKYFDGNLPAPGEDEDIDRRFIDRFPAAVRTVDVQMNELAFNKALQTIWELISAANKYIDETAPWALAKDEERRERLGTVMYNLIEAVRLIALLIAPFMPETAARTMATLGGDPEALALEGNDGWGDLHPGTAIAKAAPLFPRIEAE; this comes from the coding sequence ATGGACAAGCGTTTCTACATTACCACTCCCATTTACTACGTGAACGATGTCCCTCACATCGGCCATGCCTACACGACACTGGCCTGCGATGCGCTGGCCAGGTACAAGCGATCCCGCGGGTTCGACGTCTTCTTCCTGACCGGTACAGACGAGCACGGACAGAAGGTCGAGAAGGCAGCCCAATCCAAGGGGGAGACTCCTCTGGAGCTTGCCGATCGGGTGATGAAGCGCTTCCAGGCCCTGTGGGAGAAGCTCGACATCTCCCATACAGATTTTATCCGCACCTCCCAGGAGAGGCACATCAAGGGCGTCCAGCAGCTCTTCCGGATAATCCAGGCCAAGGGGGACATCTATCTCGGCGAATACGAGGACTGGTACTGCACGCCCTGCGAAACTTTCTGGACCGAGACACAGCTGATGGACGGCTGCTGCCCCGACTGCGGACGGCCGACGGACAAGCTCAAGGAAGAGTCCTACTTCTTCCGCATGAGCAAGTATCAGGAAGAGCTGATCCGCCATATCGAGGAGAACCCCGAATTCATCCAGCCGCGCAGCCGGCGCAACGAGATCCTCAATTTCGTCCGTGAAGGGCTGCGCGATCTCTCCATCTCCCGCACGTCCTTCTCCTGGGGGATTCCGGTGCCGGGGGACGAGAAACATGTCATCTACGTCTGGTTCGATGCTCTTACCAACTACATCACCGCCCTCGGATACCCCGAAGATCCGGAGGGGCAGTTCAAGACCTACTGGCCCGCCGACGCCCACGTCATCGGCAAGGACATCCTGCGCTTCCATACGGTTTACTGGCCGACGTTCCTGCTCGCGGCCGGCATCCCCCTGCCGAAAAAGGTCTTCGCCCATGGATGGTGGACCGTGGAGGGGCAGAAAATGAGCAAAAGCCTGCAGAACGTCGTCGAACCGAACATGCTCATCGACAAATACGGCGCCGATGCGATCCGCTACTTCCTCCTGCGGGAAGTCCCCTTCGGCCTCGACGGCGACTTCTCCCACTCAGCCCTGATCCATCGCATCAACTCGGATCTGGCCAACGATCTGGGCAACCTGGTGAGCCGTTCCACGGCCATGGTCCACAAGTATTTCGATGGAAATCTCCCCGCCCCCGGCGAAGACGAGGATATCGACCGCAGATTCATCGACCGATTCCCCGCCGCCGTCCGGACTGTCGACGTCCAGATGAACGAGCTGGCCTTCAACAAAGCCCTGCAGACGATCTGGGAACTGATCAGCGCCGCCAACAAGTACATCGACGAGACGGCTCCCTGGGCTCTGGCCAAAGACGAAGAGCGGCGGGAGAGACTGGGAACGGTCATGTACAACCTGATCGAGGCGGTGCGCCTGATCGCCCTGCTGATAGCCCCCTTCATGCCTGAAACAGCGGCCAGAACCATGGCCACCCTGGGCGGCGACCCCGAAGCTCTCGCCTTGGAGGGGAACGACGGATGGGGCGATCTGCATCCCGGAACGGCCATCGCCAAGGCCGCCCCCCTCTTCCCCCGGATCGAAGCGGAGTAA
- a CDS encoding TatD family hydrolase: MPYLPKLIDTHAHLDNGQFAADIEEVVTRARENGVSHMVTVGCDLESSRRSIEIAKIHPGIYASVGIHPHDAGQATDEGLDTLRRLIKEEGKIVAVGEIGLDFYRDRSPRDIQRLAFRRQIRLAREVGLPVIVHDREAHDEVLQILREEEAAAVGGVLHCFSGDTAMARSCIELGFHISFPGTITYPKNEAVREVVRNIPVDHMLVETDCPYLAPQGRRGKRNEPAFVRHTAEMIAEVKGLTVEDVARITTLNAYNLFGIGEADQTTKIAYRIRNSLYLNITNRCTNACIFCAKFKDFTVKGHHLRLEHEPTIDEVKKAVGDPTRYEEVVFCGYGEPLIRLDLVREIAAWLKGKGIKVRINTDGQANLVHGRNILPELEGLVDAVSVSLNAPDAENYQRLCRSKFGEKGYEEVKAFLSEAKKHIPSVTATAVAIPGIDVEACRRVAQQLGVEFREREYNEVG, encoded by the coding sequence ATGCCATACCTTCCAAAACTCATCGACACCCACGCCCATCTCGACAACGGCCAGTTTGCCGCCGACATCGAGGAGGTCGTCACCCGCGCCCGCGAAAACGGCGTCAGCCACATGGTGACCGTCGGCTGCGACCTGGAGAGCTCAAGGCGCAGCATCGAGATCGCGAAAATCCATCCCGGGATCTACGCCTCTGTCGGCATCCATCCCCACGACGCCGGCCAGGCCACGGACGAAGGGCTGGACACCCTCAGAAGGCTTATAAAGGAAGAGGGAAAGATCGTCGCCGTCGGTGAGATCGGCCTCGACTTCTACCGCGACCGCTCGCCGCGAGACATCCAGCGCCTGGCTTTTCGCCGGCAGATCCGTCTGGCCCGGGAAGTCGGCCTGCCCGTCATCGTCCATGACCGGGAGGCGCACGACGAAGTCCTGCAGATCCTGCGCGAGGAGGAGGCCGCGGCGGTCGGCGGGGTTCTGCATTGTTTCAGCGGCGATACGGCCATGGCCCGCTCCTGCATCGAACTCGGTTTTCACATCTCCTTTCCCGGCACCATCACCTATCCGAAGAACGAAGCGGTCCGCGAGGTGGTTCGAAACATTCCCGTCGATCACATGCTGGTGGAGACCGACTGCCCCTACTTGGCGCCTCAGGGCCGCCGGGGCAAGCGCAACGAGCCCGCATTCGTGCGCCATACGGCCGAAATGATCGCCGAGGTCAAAGGGCTCACCGTCGAGGACGTGGCCCGCATCACCACCTTGAATGCCTACAACCTCTTCGGCATCGGCGAAGCAGACCAGACGACCAAAATCGCCTACCGGATCCGCAACTCCCTCTACCTCAACATTACCAACCGCTGCACCAACGCCTGCATCTTCTGCGCGAAATTCAAGGACTTCACCGTCAAGGGGCATCATTTGCGCCTAGAGCACGAGCCCACCATCGACGAGGTAAAAAAAGCGGTCGGTGACCCTACGAGGTACGAAGAAGTTGTTTTTTGCGGCTACGGCGAACCGCTGATCCGCCTCGATCTGGTGCGGGAGATCGCCGCCTGGCTCAAAGGGAAAGGGATAAAGGTGCGCATCAACACCGACGGCCAGGCCAACCTGGTCCATGGCCGCAACATCCTGCCGGAGCTCGAAGGGCTGGTGGACGCCGTCTCCGTCTCGCTGAACGCCCCGGACGCGGAGAACTACCAGCGGCTCTGCCGGTCGAAATTCGGCGAGAAGGGGTACGAGGAGGTCAAGGCGTTCCTTTCCGAGGCGAAAAAGCACATCCCCTCGGTCACCGCCACCGCGGTTGCGATCCCGGGGATCGATGTGGAAGCATGCCGCAGGGTTGCGCAGCAGTTGGGCGTGGAGTTTCGGGAGAGGGAGTACAATGAGGTGGGGTGA
- a CDS encoding transposase gives MARPLRIEYPGALYHVTSRGNHRQDIFANEEDRDRFLGILAHTVRRHNWFCHAYCLLDNHYHLVIETPDGNLSRGMRQVGAVYTQAYNRRHGKSGHLFQGRYKAVLVERESHLLEVIRYVLLNPVRAGATKMPEAWPWSSYRGICGIEEAHSCLSVDWVLGQFGQERKEAVRRFRNFVRDGMEAGNPFERVKGQIALGGEGFLQELAPLLEGKEAIVEIPRQQRMAGRPALEDLFAGVRSRKERDAGIIEAVERWGYSQKEVADRLGLHYSSVSRIVGDKLRRQRTEDRGQQRP, from the coding sequence ATGGCCCGACCGCTGCGCATCGAATACCCCGGCGCCCTCTACCACGTCACCTCCCGCGGCAACCACCGCCAGGACATCTTCGCCAATGAAGAAGACCGGGACCGGTTTCTCGGAATCCTCGCCCACACCGTCCGCCGCCACAACTGGTTCTGCCACGCCTACTGCCTGTTGGACAACCACTATCACCTCGTTATCGAAACTCCCGACGGCAATCTCTCAAGAGGGATGCGGCAGGTGGGGGCAGTCTACACCCAAGCCTACAACCGGCGACACGGCAAGAGCGGGCACCTCTTCCAGGGGCGTTACAAGGCCGTCCTGGTCGAGAGGGAGAGCCATCTGCTGGAGGTGATCCGCTATGTCCTCCTGAATCCGGTACGGGCCGGGGCGACTAAAATGCCGGAGGCCTGGCCTTGGAGCAGCTATCGGGGTATCTGCGGAATTGAGGAGGCGCATTCCTGTCTCAGCGTCGACTGGGTCCTCGGACAATTCGGGCAGGAGAGGAAAGAGGCGGTTCGCCGATTTCGGAATTTCGTCCGCGACGGGATGGAGGCCGGGAATCCTTTCGAAAGAGTGAAGGGGCAGATCGCCCTGGGCGGGGAAGGGTTTCTCCAAGAGCTCGCGCCGCTTCTCGAAGGCAAGGAGGCGATCGTCGAGATTCCGCGGCAACAGCGGATGGCGGGACGGCCGGCGCTCGAGGATCTATTCGCTGGCGTGCGGAGCCGAAAAGAGCGGGACGCCGGGATCATCGAGGCGGTGGAGCGGTGGGGATACAGCCAGAAGGAAGTTGCCGACCGGCTAGGATTGCACTATTCGTCGGTGAGCCGGATCGTCGGCGATAAACTGCGACGACAGAGGACGGAGGACAGAGGACAGCAAAGGCCCTAA